A genome region from Amblyraja radiata isolate CabotCenter1 chromosome 2, sAmbRad1.1.pri, whole genome shotgun sequence includes the following:
- the LOC116969442 gene encoding forkhead box protein F2-like, whose translation MTTENPQQHLDPPASVRSSPVPGVLKSALISQQSPAMENSALAKIKKTNGGLRRPEKPPYSYIALIVMAIQSSPTKRLTLSEIYQFLQTRFPFFRGSYQGWKNSVRHNLSLNECFIKLPKGLGRPGKGHYWTIDPASEFMFEEGSFRRRPRGFRRKCQTLKPMYRMMNGLGFGPSIIPQTFDFQNPAASLSCHASGYNLENSLSMMSNSLSGNYDGLSSGHHIPHMSPNPGSTYMASCPVSSGGEYGPDSSSSPVPSSPAVASALECHSPYSASSAPWSSSGGSPYIKQQSLGPINSVPSSLHPSMSTYSLEQSYLHQNTRDPAEITVGLPRYQTHSSPVCDRKDFVLNFNGISSFHPSASGSYYHHHHQDIKPCVM comes from the exons ATGACGACTGAGAACCCGCAGCAGCATTTGGATCCTCCGGCGTCTGTCAGGTCCAGCCCGGTTCCCGGAGTGTTAAAATCGGCCTTGATCAGCCAGCAGTCGCCGGCGATGGAAAACTCCGCCTTGGCCAAAATCAAGAAGACCAACGGTGGGTTGCGGCGGCCGGAGAAGCCCCCTTATTCTTACATCGCTTTGATCGTAATGGCTATACAGAGTTCCCCGACCAAGAGGCTCACCCTGAGCGAGATCTATCAGTTCCTGCAAACCCGGTTCCCCTTCTTCCGAGGGTCTTACCAGGGATGGAAGAACTCGGTGCGTCACAATCTGTCGCTGAACGAGTGCTTCATCAAATTGCCCAAAGGACTCGGCAGGCCAGGGAAGGGACATTACTGGACCATCGACCCTGCCAGTGAATTCATGTTTGAGGAAGGCTCCTTTCGCCGTCGACCCAGAGGGTTCCGTAGGAAGTGCCAGACGCTCAAGCCCATGTACAGGATGATGAACGGCTTGGGATTTGGCCCCTCCATTATTCCCCAAACCTTCGACTTCCAGAATCCCGCTGCTTCCCTGTCCTGCCACGCCAGCGGTTACAATCTGGAGAATAGCCTCAGCATGATGAGCAATTCCTTATCAGGGAACTATGATGGACTCAGCAGCGGGCATCATATCCCCCACATGTCCCCTAACCCTGGCTCGACTTACATGGCCAGTTGCCCCGTGTCTTCCGGTGGAGAGTATGGTCCCGATAGTAGCAGTAGCCCGGTGCCATCGTCCCCCGCTGTGGCCAGTGCGCTGGAGTGCCACTCGCCATACTCAGCCTCATCTGCCCCATGGTCATCCTCGGgaggatccccgtacattaagcaGCAGAGCCTGGGCCCCATCAACTCCGTCCCTTCCAGCCTTCACCCCAGCATGTCCACCTACTCGCTGGAGCAAAGTTACCTGCACCAAAACACAAGGGACCCCGCAGAAATCACAG TGGGCCTACCTCGTTATCAGACTCACTCCTCGCCCGTATGTGACAGAAAAGATTTTGTGCTCAATTTCAATGGGATTTCATCTTTCCACCCATCGGCTAGCGGGTCATactaccatcaccaccaccaggaCATCAAACCGTGTGTCATGTGA